The following is a genomic window from Desulfofarcimen acetoxidans DSM 771.
ATGTTAAAAACACAAACGTTTTCGCTTAACTTTGGCCCGCAGCACCCCGCCACCCACGGTGTATTTCAAATTTTACTGACCCTTGACGGGGAAACAATTGTTAAGGCAGAGCCAATTTGCGGCTACCTGCACCGGGGTATTGAAAAACTTGCTGAAGCCCGTACCTACACTCAGGTAATTCCATATACTGACAGGTTGGATTACCTGGCGGCGATGCTGATGAATATGGGGTATGTTCAGGCGGTGGAAAAGCTGGCGCAAATAGAGGTGCCGGAGAGAGCTGAATACCTGCGTGTGATAACCGGCGAACTGTCGCGGTTAACCAGTCACGTTTTGACTACCGGTGTTTATGCACTGGATATCGGCGGTATAACAGGCTTTTTCCTTTGCTTCCGTGAGCGGGAAAAGATGATGGACTTGTTGGAAGAAATATCTGGCTCTCGCATGACCGTAAGTTACATGCGCATAGGCGGTGTGGCCGATGATGCTCCAGAGGGCTGGCTGGATAAAGTAGATAAATTCATGGATGAAATGCCGGGTTATATTGATGAATATGACGCATTAATTACCGGCAATGAAATTTTCCAGGCCAGAACCAAGCATGTGGGTGTACTTACTCAGGAGCAGGCTATTAGTTACAGTCTGAGTGGTCCGGTTCTTAGGTCTACCGGTGTAAATTATGACTTGCGCAAGGCCCACCCTTACAGTATATATGACCGCTTTGATTTTGAGGTGCCTTTAGGGGAGCGGGGAGACTGTTTTGACCGCTACCGTTGTCGTGTATTGGAGATGCGCCAATCGCTGCGTATTATTAAGCAGGCCATTGAGCAAATCAAAGAAATAGACGGGCCTATTATGGCCAAAGTACCCAAAATGTTTAAGCCACCGAAAGGTGAGGTCTATCATGAAATCGAAAGCTCTAAGGGTATCCTGGGTTATAGTGTAGTGAGCGATGGCAGTAACAAACCCTACCGGGTGCATGTAAGACGTCCTTCCTTTATTAACCTGGGTTATATTGACGAAATGTGCCGGGGTTGGAAGGTTGCCGATGTAGTAGCAATTTTGGGTAGCATTGATATTGTTTTGGGTGAAGTGGACTGTTAAGAAAAACAGGTCATAGGGGAGAAGAGTATGGAAAACTTATTCGTTAATATAGCTGACTCGCTCAGCAGCGCTCTAAGCAGTGCTGGAGTCCCCTTGCTGGTAAACGGTGTAGTATTGACATTGGTAAAGATTGTGGGGATTCTGCTGTTTATCTTACTCAATGCTTTATGGTTGGTATATATGGAGCGTAAAGTATGTGCTTTTATGCAGGCGAGGATTGGTCCCAATCGGGTTGGGCCGAAAGGTTTACTTCAGTCATTTGCTGATATAGGAAAGTTAATCAGTAAGGAAATTGTAATTCCCAAGGATGCAGATAAAATTATCTTTATTTTATCACCTGTTCTAATATTTGCCCCCACTCTAATGGTATACGCGGTTCTGCCTTTTGGT
Proteins encoded in this region:
- a CDS encoding NADH-quinone oxidoreductase subunit D, with the translated sequence MLKTQTFSLNFGPQHPATHGVFQILLTLDGETIVKAEPICGYLHRGIEKLAEARTYTQVIPYTDRLDYLAAMLMNMGYVQAVEKLAQIEVPERAEYLRVITGELSRLTSHVLTTGVYALDIGGITGFFLCFREREKMMDLLEEISGSRMTVSYMRIGGVADDAPEGWLDKVDKFMDEMPGYIDEYDALITGNEIFQARTKHVGVLTQEQAISYSLSGPVLRSTGVNYDLRKAHPYSIYDRFDFEVPLGERGDCFDRYRCRVLEMRQSLRIIKQAIEQIKEIDGPIMAKVPKMFKPPKGEVYHEIESSKGILGYSVVSDGSNKPYRVHVRRPSFINLGYIDEMCRGWKVADVVAILGSIDIVLGEVDC